The following coding sequences lie in one Metallumcola ferriviriculae genomic window:
- a CDS encoding CDP-alcohol phosphatidyltransferase family protein, producing the protein MRPLSFPAAWVCVRLGLSANQISLFSLLVSLVAATMMALGHRNHAIIGAILFNSFALLDCIDGHVARVKKEACSYGGWMDALGGYMAYSCVLLASGIAAEQLGSPAIFHHFNFIIISAVAAMANLLMRLQYQHYRSIQGENAAQTIKAHKRVGANLGVTGFLMPAVLLGVIFGKLDWVVVFYALFYVSAYIIVTLRLIKTIQKIQNSFLLKRESGSES; encoded by the coding sequence TTGCGCCCATTATCTTTTCCGGCCGCTTGGGTCTGCGTTCGACTTGGCTTATCCGCTAATCAAATTTCATTGTTTTCGCTATTAGTTTCGCTTGTCGCAGCAACCATGATGGCTTTAGGGCACCGAAATCATGCTATTATAGGAGCAATTCTCTTTAATTCCTTTGCTCTTCTAGATTGTATCGATGGCCATGTAGCCCGTGTAAAGAAAGAAGCCTGTAGTTACGGCGGTTGGATGGATGCCCTTGGCGGATATATGGCTTATTCTTGCGTCCTATTAGCTAGTGGCATAGCTGCAGAGCAGCTTGGATCACCCGCCATTTTTCACCATTTTAACTTTATTATTATCAGTGCTGTCGCTGCAATGGCTAATCTCCTCATGCGACTGCAATATCAACACTATAGAAGTATCCAAGGAGAAAATGCCGCGCAAACAATTAAAGCTCATAAGCGAGTTGGTGCAAATCTTGGAGTAACAGGATTCCTAATGCCAGCTGTTTTACTAGGAGTTATTTTTGGGAAACTTGATTGGGTTGTCGTTTTTTATGCATTGTTTTATGTTTCTGCATATATTATTGTTACGCTTCGCTTAATTAAAACAATCCAAAAGATACAAAATAGTTTCTTGCTGAAGAGAGAATCAGGGTCAGAAAGTTGA